Proteins from a genomic interval of Kaistia defluvii:
- a CDS encoding sulfite exporter TauE/SafE family protein, which translates to MFTEFAFYAAAIPAVAVAGLSKGGFGGAMGMLAVPILALVISPVQAAGIMLPILLVMDAISLYFYRRIFDRPTLTVMLPASIVGIAVGWATAAYVKEDFVRLLVGLISIVFALNYWFGDRLRAVPAQPNGAKGSFWGMLAGFTSFVSHAGAPPFQMYALPLRLDKQVFVGTSVIFFAVTNAVKLIPYFFLGQFDAANLETAAVLFPLAALTTVLGIWIVRVIDQTVFYGLSYLFVMLIGLKLTWDGAVSLLAH; encoded by the coding sequence ATGTTCACCGAATTCGCATTCTACGCGGCTGCGATCCCAGCCGTGGCCGTCGCAGGCTTGTCCAAGGGCGGATTTGGCGGCGCGATGGGGATGCTGGCCGTTCCCATCCTGGCTCTGGTGATCTCGCCGGTTCAGGCCGCCGGCATCATGCTGCCGATCCTGCTCGTGATGGATGCGATAAGCCTCTATTTCTACCGCCGCATCTTCGATCGGCCGACGCTTACCGTCATGCTGCCGGCGTCGATCGTGGGCATCGCGGTCGGCTGGGCGACGGCCGCCTATGTGAAGGAGGATTTCGTCCGCCTTCTGGTTGGACTGATCTCCATCGTGTTCGCCCTGAACTACTGGTTCGGCGACCGGTTGCGGGCGGTGCCGGCGCAGCCCAACGGCGCCAAGGGGTCGTTCTGGGGAATGCTGGCCGGCTTCACCTCGTTCGTCAGCCACGCCGGCGCGCCGCCGTTCCAGATGTACGCGCTGCCGCTCCGGCTCGACAAGCAGGTGTTCGTCGGTACCTCGGTGATCTTCTTCGCCGTCACCAATGCGGTGAAGCTCATTCCCTATTTCTTCCTGGGCCAGTTCGACGCCGCCAATCTGGAAACGGCCGCGGTGCTGTTTCCGCTCGCCGCGCTGACGACGGTTCTCGGCATCTGGATCGTGCGGGTGATCGACCAGACCGTCTTCTACGGTCTTTCCTATCTGTTCGTGATGCTGATCGGGCTCAAATTGACCTGGGACGGAGCCGTGTCCCTCCTGGCGCATTGA
- a CDS encoding MarR family winged helix-turn-helix transcriptional regulator translates to MAGWNDLPSFAAKIQYISCFGAFCGDRLTLRNIRELIIYRPMNTLPSDKHLGFLINDVARLVRRAFDQKGQSCSLTRAQWQVMAYLFHNEGSNQASVADALDVEPITLSRHIDRLEAMGFVARVPDPADRRARRLHLTESVRPLLDQMKIIGNEVIATALEGISEKESEMLIDLLSRIRSNMTTRGFESGCGEAAKDAATKLSEKALL, encoded by the coding sequence ATGGCAGGTTGGAACGATTTACCCTCGTTCGCCGCCAAAATCCAGTATATCTCCTGCTTTGGAGCCTTTTGCGGCGACAGACTCACATTGCGTAACATACGCGAGCTTATTATATATCGACCTATGAATACGCTGCCTTCTGACAAGCACCTCGGCTTTCTGATCAACGACGTCGCGCGTCTGGTTCGCCGTGCCTTCGATCAGAAGGGGCAGAGCTGCAGCCTGACCCGCGCGCAATGGCAGGTTATGGCCTATCTCTTTCACAATGAGGGCTCGAACCAGGCCTCCGTCGCGGATGCGTTGGATGTCGAGCCGATCACCCTGTCGCGCCATATCGACCGGCTGGAAGCGATGGGCTTTGTCGCGCGCGTTCCCGATCCGGCGGACCGGCGGGCTCGCCGCCTGCACCTGACCGAAAGCGTGCGTCCGCTGCTCGATCAGATGAAGATCATCGGCAACGAGGTGATCGCCACCGCACTCGAAGGCATCTCCGAAAAAGAGTCGGAGATGCTGATCGATCTGCTGAGCCGGATCCGCAGCAACATGACCACCCGCGGCTTCGAATCCGGCTGCGGCGAAGCCGCCAAGGATGCCGCGACCAAGCTGTCCGAGAAGGCCTTGCTATGA
- a CDS encoding HlyD family secretion protein has product MLALPVLLAVGGGYLWLTGGRYASTDNAYLEQNRVTITADQSGRIVEVAVHENDHVKKGDLLFRIDPEPYQLALRQAEAAVAVARLQVEQLRSSYQQALSEQQSGEDTLAYRQKTFQRQQDLLARGVTSNADFDTAQNNVRVAEQLVAQAREKVSGALTALGGDPNVPTDQHPTVMQAQAAQEAAALALKQTTVFAPSDGVVSQTDRLRVGQYVTNPAMAPTALLSLVETATTYVEANFKETDLTHMKVGQTARVTFDTYPDRPFTAHVESIDAGTGSAFSLLPAQNASGNWVKVVQRVPVRLRLDGAVDFSTLRTGLSASVEVDTEYKRTLPGFSHAIAANSTPPAEAAAAN; this is encoded by the coding sequence ATGCTGGCGCTGCCGGTGCTTCTGGCCGTTGGCGGCGGCTATCTCTGGCTGACGGGCGGGCGCTATGCCTCGACCGACAATGCCTATCTCGAACAGAACCGCGTCACGATCACGGCCGACCAGTCCGGCCGGATCGTCGAGGTCGCGGTGCACGAGAACGATCACGTCAAGAAGGGCGACCTGCTCTTCCGCATCGATCCCGAGCCCTATCAGCTGGCGCTGCGCCAGGCAGAGGCGGCGGTCGCCGTCGCCCGGCTGCAGGTCGAGCAGTTGCGCTCCAGCTACCAGCAGGCGCTGTCGGAGCAGCAATCCGGCGAGGACACCCTCGCCTACCGTCAGAAGACGTTTCAACGCCAGCAGGACCTGTTGGCGCGCGGCGTGACGTCGAACGCCGATTTCGACACCGCGCAGAACAATGTGCGCGTCGCCGAACAGCTCGTCGCCCAGGCGCGCGAGAAAGTGTCGGGCGCGCTCACGGCGCTGGGTGGCGATCCTAACGTGCCGACCGACCAGCATCCGACCGTGATGCAGGCGCAGGCCGCGCAGGAAGCGGCCGCGCTGGCGCTGAAGCAGACCACCGTGTTTGCGCCGAGCGACGGCGTCGTTTCGCAGACCGACCGCCTCCGGGTTGGCCAGTATGTGACCAATCCGGCGATGGCGCCGACGGCGCTGCTCAGTCTGGTCGAGACGGCCACCACCTATGTCGAGGCCAATTTCAAGGAAACCGACCTGACCCACATGAAGGTGGGACAGACGGCGCGGGTTACCTTCGACACCTATCCCGACCGGCCGTTCACGGCGCATGTGGAATCGATCGACGCCGGAACCGGCTCGGCCTTCTCGCTGCTGCCGGCGCAGAACGCCTCCGGCAACTGGGTCAAGGTCGTGCAGCGCGTGCCGGTCCGGCTGCGCCTGGATGGCGCGGTCGACTTCTCGACCCTCCGCACGGGCCTCAGCGCCTCGGTGGAAGTCGATACCGAATACAAGCGGACCCTCCCAGGCTTCAGCCATGCGATCGCCGCCAATTCCACGCCTCCAGCGGAAGCCGCGGCTGCCAACTAG
- a CDS encoding DHA2 family efflux MFS transporter permease subunit: protein MSAPAVQHRGFITVSIMLATIMQVLDTTIANVALPSMQGSLGAAQDTITWVLTSYIVAAAIATPITGWLADQIGIKRLFMTCVAGFTLASMLCGLSGSLTQMVGFRILQGLFGAALVPLSQSVLLNINPKEKHGQAMAMWGAGIMVGPIIGPTLGGWLTDAFNWRWVFFINLPVGIIAFLGIGAFLPEGPLRARKFDFFGFAFLSLGIGALQMMLDRGEQLDWFSSPEILIEVALMAIGFWIFTIHMATAKNTFIDPHIFKDRNFVTGLVFIFIIGIILLATMALLPPMLQNLYGYPVITTGMILAPRGVGTMVAMLVVGRLMGKVDPRILILVGLGATTWSLYEMTTWAPEMDAWPFMTTGIVQGFGLGFVFVPLSTIAFATLPAHWRTDAASLFSLVRNLGSSIGVSLVATLLSQNTQIGHEVLAGHVTPFNPAMPADAAAGNLEALARINAVITRDAAFIAYIDDFKLMMFVTLATIPLLAFMRYKPQKGPAQHVALE, encoded by the coding sequence ATGAGCGCGCCAGCGGTTCAGCATCGTGGCTTCATCACCGTATCGATCATGCTTGCCACGATCATGCAGGTGCTCGACACGACGATCGCCAATGTCGCGCTGCCCTCGATGCAGGGTTCGCTTGGCGCCGCGCAGGACACCATCACCTGGGTCCTGACCTCCTATATCGTCGCCGCCGCCATCGCCACGCCGATCACCGGCTGGCTTGCCGACCAGATCGGCATCAAGCGCCTGTTCATGACCTGCGTCGCCGGCTTCACCCTCGCCTCGATGCTGTGCGGCCTCTCCGGCAGCCTGACGCAGATGGTCGGGTTCCGCATTCTGCAGGGCCTGTTCGGCGCCGCGCTGGTGCCGCTGTCGCAATCCGTGCTGCTCAACATCAATCCGAAGGAAAAGCACGGCCAGGCCATGGCGATGTGGGGCGCCGGCATCATGGTCGGCCCGATCATCGGCCCGACGCTGGGCGGCTGGCTGACCGACGCCTTCAACTGGCGCTGGGTGTTCTTCATCAACCTGCCAGTCGGCATCATCGCCTTTCTCGGCATCGGCGCCTTCCTGCCGGAAGGACCGCTTCGCGCCCGCAAGTTCGACTTCTTCGGCTTCGCCTTCCTCAGCCTCGGCATCGGCGCCCTGCAGATGATGCTCGATCGCGGCGAGCAGCTCGACTGGTTCTCCTCGCCCGAGATCCTGATCGAAGTGGCGCTGATGGCGATCGGCTTCTGGATCTTCACCATTCACATGGCGACGGCCAAGAACACCTTCATCGATCCGCACATCTTCAAGGACCGCAACTTCGTCACCGGGCTCGTCTTCATCTTCATCATCGGCATCATCCTGCTGGCGACGATGGCGCTGCTGCCGCCCATGCTGCAGAACCTGTATGGCTATCCCGTCATCACCACCGGCATGATCCTGGCGCCGCGCGGCGTCGGCACCATGGTGGCGATGCTCGTCGTCGGCCGGCTCATGGGCAAGGTCGACCCGCGCATCCTGATCCTTGTCGGCCTCGGCGCCACCACCTGGTCGCTCTACGAAATGACGACCTGGGCCCCGGAAATGGATGCCTGGCCGTTCATGACCACCGGCATCGTGCAGGGTTTCGGCCTCGGCTTCGTCTTTGTGCCGCTCTCGACGATCGCCTTCGCGACCCTGCCGGCGCATTGGCGCACCGACGCGGCCAGCCTGTTCAGCCTCGTGCGCAATCTCGGCTCGTCGATCGGTGTCTCGCTGGTGGCGACGTTGCTGTCGCAGAACACGCAAATCGGCCACGAGGTGCTGGCCGGTCATGTGACGCCGTTCAACCCGGCCATGCCGGCCGACGCCGCCGCCGGCAATCTCGAGGCGTTGGCGCGGATCAACGCCGTCATCACCCGCGACGCCGCCTTCATCGCCTATATCGACGATTTCAAGCTGATGATGTTCGTGACGCTGGCCACGATCCCGCTGCTGGCCTTCATGCGCTACAAGCCGCAGAAGGGCCCGGCCCAGCACGTCGCTCTCGAATGA
- a CDS encoding alpha/beta hydrolase family protein, translating to MLRKWLLASVMLAAIVAPAAADDVTAKMRDASKIALARPAGETTESTVRIARGDETIVGTLALPKGVEKPPVVLLLHGFTGKRDELEVAGTKEGVYSRTARLLAERGLASLRIDFVGSGDSSGKWEDTTTFSQIADAVAAFDWLKKQDTIDPGRIHVIGWSLGGLVASHLASVRPVDSATLWAPVANPAFSFGVVLGQDTVNKAMAATDPNELIEGTLPWGAKTSLKVPFFKSLFATDPVAAIAQYGGPLLVIVGTKDTVVTPQPAAGQLFLDYHTGDEGLMVLDTDHGFDAFTGPATLDEMVGATLSFIEAH from the coding sequence ATGCTGAGAAAATGGCTGCTTGCCTCCGTCATGCTGGCTGCGATCGTCGCGCCGGCGGCGGCCGATGACGTGACCGCGAAGATGCGCGATGCCTCGAAGATCGCGCTTGCCCGCCCGGCCGGCGAGACGACGGAAAGCACGGTACGGATCGCGCGCGGCGACGAGACCATCGTCGGCACGCTCGCGCTGCCCAAGGGCGTCGAGAAGCCGCCCGTCGTGCTGCTGCTGCACGGCTTCACCGGCAAGCGCGACGAGCTCGAGGTCGCCGGCACCAAGGAAGGCGTCTACTCGCGAACCGCCCGCCTGCTGGCCGAGCGAGGCCTGGCCAGCCTGCGGATCGATTTCGTCGGCTCAGGCGACAGTTCGGGCAAGTGGGAAGATACGACCACCTTCAGCCAGATCGCCGATGCGGTGGCTGCCTTCGACTGGCTGAAGAAGCAGGACACTATCGATCCCGGCAGGATCCACGTCATCGGCTGGAGCCTCGGCGGACTGGTGGCGTCGCACCTCGCTTCCGTGCGTCCGGTCGATAGCGCCACGCTCTGGGCGCCCGTCGCCAATCCGGCCTTCAGCTTCGGCGTCGTGCTGGGCCAGGATACCGTCAACAAGGCGATGGCGGCCACGGACCCGAACGAACTGATCGAGGGCACCTTGCCATGGGGCGCCAAGACGTCGCTCAAGGTCCCGTTCTTCAAGTCGCTGTTTGCGACGGATCCCGTCGCGGCGATCGCGCAATATGGCGGGCCGCTGCTGGTCATCGTCGGCACCAAGGACACCGTCGTGACGCCGCAGCCGGCGGCCGGCCAGCTCTTCCTGGACTATCACACCGGCGATGAAGGCCTGATGGTGCTCGACACCGACCATGGCTTCGACGCCTTCACCGGCCCGGCGACGCTGGACGAGATGGTCGGCGCGACGCTGAGCTTCATCGAAGCGCACTGA
- the chrA gene encoding chromate efflux transporter gives MTRPAIDPPEPPGLAKGAPTVARVFREFLRLGLTSFGGPVAHIGYFRDRFVKRLGWLDEADFADLVALCQFLPGPASSQVGMAIGLEKAGLAGALAAFIGFTLPSALLMALIAYGLGSNGGLIDAGVLSGLAIVAVAVVAEAVRGMALSLATGRLLGGVALAATALALLVPGSFAQIAILLGGGLAGYGFSRPVTRVVELAPGVTMSRRNGIAALGLFAVLLVSLPILAATTHSQTAVLASGLYRTGALVFGGGHVVLPLLKDSVVTTGLVPEPVFVAGYGAAQAMPGPLFSLSAYLGVAAGVPTPWLGGALAVVAIFAPALLLVVGVLPFWRQLRRVEAVRRALSGVNAAVVGLLAAALYDPVFVTAIHGPRDLAFAVLCYALLVFVRLPAWLVVLLAAGAGWILGG, from the coding sequence ATGACCCGCCCCGCGATCGATCCCCCTGAACCCCCCGGCCTTGCAAAGGGGGCGCCGACGGTCGCGCGGGTCTTCCGCGAGTTCCTGCGCCTCGGCCTGACCTCGTTTGGCGGCCCCGTCGCGCATATCGGCTATTTCCGCGACCGCTTCGTCAAGCGGCTCGGCTGGCTGGACGAGGCGGATTTCGCCGATCTGGTGGCGCTTTGCCAGTTCCTGCCCGGGCCCGCCTCCAGCCAGGTCGGCATGGCGATCGGGCTGGAGAAGGCCGGCCTTGCCGGCGCGCTGGCGGCGTTCATCGGTTTCACCCTGCCGTCCGCCCTCCTCATGGCGCTGATCGCCTATGGCCTCGGCTCCAACGGGGGATTGATCGATGCCGGCGTGCTGTCGGGGCTGGCGATCGTGGCTGTCGCGGTGGTGGCCGAGGCGGTGCGGGGGATGGCGCTGTCGCTTGCTACCGGAAGGCTGCTCGGCGGTGTGGCGCTGGCGGCGACCGCGCTGGCGCTCCTCGTGCCCGGGAGCTTTGCCCAGATCGCCATCCTGCTCGGCGGCGGGCTGGCAGGCTATGGGTTCAGCCGCCCCGTTACCCGCGTCGTCGAGCTCGCGCCGGGCGTAACAATGTCCCGGCGCAACGGCATCGCAGCGCTCGGCCTCTTCGCCGTGCTGCTCGTCTCCCTCCCCATCCTGGCCGCGACGACCCATTCGCAGACCGCCGTTCTGGCCAGCGGGCTCTACCGGACGGGCGCGCTCGTCTTTGGCGGTGGCCATGTGGTGCTTCCACTGCTGAAGGACTCCGTCGTCACCACCGGGCTGGTGCCGGAGCCGGTCTTCGTGGCCGGTTATGGCGCGGCTCAGGCGATGCCGGGGCCACTGTTCAGCCTGTCGGCCTATCTCGGCGTCGCGGCGGGGGTGCCGACGCCGTGGCTCGGTGGAGCCCTTGCCGTCGTCGCCATCTTCGCGCCTGCCTTGTTGCTGGTCGTGGGCGTCCTGCCGTTCTGGCGGCAGCTGCGGCGGGTGGAGGCCGTTCGCCGCGCTCTCAGCGGCGTTAACGCGGCGGTTGTCGGGCTGCTGGCGGCGGCGCTGTACGATCCGGTCTTCGTCACCGCCATACACGGCCCGCGCGATCTCGCTTTTGCCGTGCTCTGCTACGCGCTGCTGGTTTTCGTGCGTCTGCCGGCTTGGCTGGTGGTGCTGCTGGCGGCCGGCGCGGGCTGGATCCTCGGCGGCTGA